A genomic window from Paraburkholderia phytofirmans OLGA172 includes:
- a CDS encoding H-NS family nucleoid-associated regulatory protein, which translates to MSKYSELSKQLEELDRRIEEAKRNEYGPALEEVRATIAAFGFSPVEVFGQSRGGTARSKRGTKAGKRGTQERRSRSTKSESADSRQTQIEFA; encoded by the coding sequence ATGTCGAAGTACAGCGAGCTCTCGAAGCAGCTCGAGGAACTAGATCGCAGAATTGAGGAAGCGAAGCGCAACGAATATGGGCCTGCGCTCGAAGAAGTGCGAGCGACCATTGCGGCATTTGGCTTTTCGCCGGTTGAAGTGTTCGGACAGTCCCGTGGGGGCACGGCCAGATCGAAACGCGGAACGAAAGCTGGAAAGCGCGGCACACAAGAAAGACGCTCGAGATCAACGAAATCGGAGAGTGCGGATTCCAGGCAAACTCAGATTGAATTTGCGTAG
- a CDS encoding reverse transcriptase domain-containing protein, producing MGTLNITSLLDESVQPPLISPFLLLRSVEDLCSFLDISHRRLNFLLYVLTPGDRYRSYELKKKKSSGTRTIKSPIKPLKEIQRRLANELSAVYKTPLNVYGYVKHRDVVDKAKQHVGQRWVARIDLENFFGTFNFGRVRGMFRAKPFNFPDSLATVLAQICVDTNELPQGAPTSPIISNILFWRLDARLRRLAREHRCVYTRYADDLVFSTNKRHMSSGICTVLDELSETPTIRVGETLRKEIEGEGFKVSDSKTRLFGRTARQQVTGLTVNEKVNLGREYVKELRAILYACRKFGVEAAKERFMASHYGKNVPPGKAAPAFAEIIRGRVMYVGRIKGYSSRAFLALARGMPILDPNFRVPEEHAAPRAYLFTEGVTDYLHLDAALKRFRKAGEFADVTVEWDDHTKREQMGDKRLLQICDDIAKGPKQDRLCIFVFDRDVPDTITKAEAPDGSPKLRGNGVVSMCLPVPKHRDQSSPMCIEHLYSDEFLYQYDADGRRLFARDEFLPSGFHKSEDFLSRQPKTSLIVDSDVVLSAGERRGTSVALSKRQFAMFVNLQTAPFSEPDLSGFRPFFEALRQLMEAHEAIQAMPVTPPANDRGQRVPPPGTGAGATQIEA from the coding sequence ATGGGCACTCTCAATATCACTTCACTTCTCGACGAGTCGGTTCAACCGCCGCTCATCTCTCCCTTCCTGTTGTTGCGGAGCGTCGAGGATCTTTGTAGCTTCCTCGATATCTCGCACAGGCGGCTGAATTTTCTTCTTTATGTCTTGACGCCCGGCGATAGATATCGCAGCTATGAGCTCAAGAAGAAAAAATCGAGTGGCACGAGAACAATCAAAAGCCCTATCAAACCGCTGAAGGAAATTCAACGCCGCTTGGCCAATGAGCTGTCAGCGGTTTATAAGACCCCGCTTAATGTCTATGGCTACGTCAAGCACCGCGATGTTGTCGACAAGGCAAAGCAGCACGTCGGACAACGTTGGGTTGCACGCATCGACCTTGAGAATTTCTTCGGTACATTTAATTTTGGCCGTGTGCGCGGCATGTTCCGGGCTAAGCCGTTCAATTTCCCAGACAGCCTCGCTACCGTTCTTGCACAGATTTGTGTCGACACGAACGAACTGCCGCAGGGGGCACCGACCTCGCCAATTATCTCCAATATCCTGTTCTGGCGACTCGACGCTCGTCTTCGTCGACTTGCTCGTGAACATCGATGTGTCTACACCAGATACGCAGACGACTTGGTTTTCTCGACGAACAAGCGGCACATGAGCTCGGGAATTTGCACCGTTCTTGACGAGTTGTCGGAGACGCCTACGATTCGGGTGGGCGAGACGCTTCGAAAAGAAATTGAGGGCGAAGGTTTTAAGGTTAGCGACAGTAAGACACGGCTCTTTGGGCGCACCGCGCGGCAGCAGGTCACCGGATTGACGGTCAACGAGAAGGTGAACCTAGGACGGGAGTACGTCAAGGAGTTGAGGGCAATCCTGTACGCTTGCCGAAAATTCGGTGTTGAGGCCGCGAAAGAGAGGTTCATGGCGTCGCACTATGGAAAAAATGTTCCGCCGGGAAAAGCTGCTCCAGCCTTTGCCGAAATCATCAGAGGCCGAGTCATGTACGTTGGCCGGATTAAAGGGTACTCGAGTCGAGCGTTTCTGGCCTTGGCGCGAGGCATGCCGATACTAGATCCGAATTTCCGTGTTCCCGAAGAGCACGCCGCGCCGCGCGCCTACCTCTTTACCGAGGGGGTGACAGACTACCTGCACCTTGATGCTGCGCTAAAGCGATTCAGGAAAGCTGGCGAATTTGCCGATGTCACGGTTGAGTGGGACGATCACACGAAGCGCGAACAGATGGGTGATAAGCGTCTGCTACAGATATGCGACGACATTGCCAAAGGGCCCAAACAGGACCGGTTGTGCATATTCGTGTTCGATAGGGACGTCCCTGACACCATTACTAAGGCCGAGGCGCCAGATGGATCGCCGAAATTGCGCGGTAACGGCGTAGTCTCGATGTGCCTACCCGTTCCTAAGCATCGTGACCAATCGTCGCCAATGTGCATTGAACATCTCTACTCGGACGAGTTCCTGTATCAGTACGATGCTGACGGGCGAAGGCTCTTCGCGCGCGACGAATTCTTGCCAAGCGGCTTTCACAAGAGCGAGGACTTCCTATCCCGCCAGCCCAAGACATCTCTGATTGTCGACAGCGACGTTGTGCTCTCAGCAGGGGAGCGCCGAGGAACGAGCGTAGCACTATCGAAGCGCCAGTTTGCAATGTTTGTGAATCTGCAGACCGCGCCATTTTCCGAGCCGGATTTGTCCGGGTTTCGACCATTTTTTGAGGCGTTGCGTCAGCTCATGGAGGCGCACGAAGCGATTCAGGCTATGCCGGTTACACCTCCCGCAAATGACAGAGGGCAACGGGTACCACCACCAGGTACCGGCGCCGGCGCCACGCAGATTGAAGCTTGA
- a CDS encoding SIR2 family protein, translating to MIAENRVLGSTLVVPRAMLAEFEGADFHQCQIAAVHTSCGRTNRFNGYTGIVMASFLEENIKTLVHLRRRLHEDNMLALCFGAGVSVNFGFPLWGKLVEEIGAHPDVDGKHLTETSEGLAIQAQLLYQRFRENKVEAARAAGENIADAKRMAASQWLHIVHQCLYRKATVDDKGLKDHPYLWDLLPLVKKSAMTINYNFDDSVERLLYLFNAENNVGGDDRGFEVVWKPSVQFRRQKGVIYHPNGFLPHRLSDGFSDDIVFMEQEFADQLIDVADGHYASLLNHFSKQTVVFMGLSVSDSSLKHVLRTSARNNPGHFHYVVHYCHEKKPDAAYQKALSEANFSLYNLVTLFFTADEIKEFSKLLVAEREAFAERCDNEPNGVKTRFRYYLTGPVGAGKSTMLEYIRCLDTFDEWVDRKTPLLVIPQEELTDAQRAEVDDWINLQFRKKNRRISEVRQGISLIDRSPIDPLYFATDENAKRIRAKELITAMVPREGNVAKIAPGHLIMLTCDVGVLQPRLRAREKRYSLEQLNAHQTKVDAQWRNCASVTHIDTTHMTVPEVVKRVLEIILFENYDEISFQEICQETGGEAEVLPRGPVVQSNGA from the coding sequence GTGATCGCGGAAAATCGCGTTCTAGGCAGCACATTGGTAGTTCCGAGGGCCATGCTAGCGGAATTTGAAGGCGCCGACTTTCATCAATGCCAGATTGCTGCCGTACATACGTCCTGCGGGCGAACCAACCGATTCAATGGATACACGGGAATTGTTATGGCCTCCTTCCTCGAAGAGAACATTAAGACGCTCGTGCATTTGCGGCGACGTCTTCATGAAGACAATATGCTGGCTCTCTGTTTCGGCGCCGGTGTAAGCGTCAACTTCGGGTTTCCTCTATGGGGAAAGCTTGTCGAAGAAATTGGAGCCCACCCCGACGTCGACGGCAAACATTTGACCGAAACGTCGGAAGGGTTGGCGATTCAGGCGCAATTGCTATATCAACGGTTCCGCGAAAACAAGGTCGAAGCTGCACGTGCAGCTGGCGAAAACATTGCTGACGCCAAGCGTATGGCCGCGTCCCAATGGTTGCATATTGTGCACCAGTGCTTGTATAGGAAGGCGACAGTCGACGACAAGGGGCTTAAAGATCATCCGTACCTGTGGGATCTGTTGCCGTTGGTCAAGAAATCGGCCATGACCATCAACTACAACTTTGACGATAGTGTGGAGCGACTGCTTTATCTCTTCAACGCCGAGAACAACGTAGGTGGGGATGACAGAGGATTCGAAGTTGTCTGGAAACCATCGGTCCAGTTCAGGCGACAAAAAGGGGTCATCTATCACCCGAACGGGTTTCTGCCACATCGCTTGTCGGATGGCTTCAGCGACGACATTGTTTTTATGGAGCAGGAGTTCGCAGACCAGTTAATCGATGTCGCTGATGGTCACTACGCGTCTTTGCTGAATCATTTCTCTAAGCAGACCGTAGTCTTTATGGGGCTGTCTGTAAGCGACAGCTCGTTGAAACATGTGCTGAGAACATCTGCCCGTAACAATCCTGGCCATTTCCACTACGTCGTGCACTATTGCCACGAGAAGAAGCCCGACGCTGCTTATCAAAAGGCCCTAAGTGAGGCGAATTTTTCGCTGTACAACCTGGTTACGCTATTTTTTACGGCAGATGAGATTAAGGAGTTTTCTAAGTTGCTGGTCGCAGAACGGGAGGCGTTTGCTGAGCGTTGCGACAATGAGCCGAATGGCGTAAAGACGAGATTTCGTTACTACCTTACCGGACCAGTTGGCGCAGGCAAGTCGACCATGCTTGAGTACATTCGTTGCCTCGATACCTTCGACGAGTGGGTTGACCGTAAAACTCCGCTGTTGGTGATACCGCAGGAAGAGTTGACGGACGCCCAGCGCGCCGAGGTAGATGATTGGATCAATTTGCAGTTTCGAAAGAAGAACCGTCGCATCAGCGAAGTCCGGCAAGGAATCTCGCTGATTGATCGAAGTCCAATCGATCCGCTATATTTCGCGACAGATGAGAATGCAAAACGCATTCGTGCAAAGGAACTGATTACTGCGATGGTCCCTAGAGAGGGGAACGTTGCGAAAATTGCCCCGGGACATTTGATCATGCTTACTTGCGATGTAGGAGTATTGCAACCACGGTTGAGGGCACGGGAAAAGCGCTACTCGCTTGAGCAACTCAACGCACATCAGACGAAGGTCGATGCACAGTGGCGTAACTGTGCGTCTGTGACGCATATCGATACAACGCACATGACAGTGCCCGAAGTTGTCAAGCGCGTACTCGAGATTATTCTTTTTGAGAATTACGATGAAATTTCCTTTCAAGAAATCTGCCAAGAAACCGGCGGGGAGGCCGAAGTTCTACCTCGCGGCCCCGTTGTTCAGTCCAATGGAGCGTGA
- a CDS encoding nucleoside 2-deoxyribosyltransferase: MERELNTSLTALLERVGDVYLPQRDGLLVESLREQGDHDEKAICEAVFAKDIEAISDADVIVAVLDGRALDEGVCIELGYGKALGVFIVGFKSDIRTALPWGHNPMVSGCVDVWVSSNHELSEWIATACKP, from the coding sequence ATGGAGCGTGAGCTAAACACTAGTCTCACTGCATTGCTCGAGCGCGTTGGCGATGTGTATCTACCCCAGCGGGATGGTTTGTTGGTGGAATCTCTGAGGGAGCAGGGGGATCACGATGAAAAAGCCATATGTGAAGCCGTCTTCGCCAAGGATATCGAAGCCATCAGCGATGCGGATGTAATTGTCGCCGTTCTTGACGGACGAGCATTGGACGAGGGCGTCTGCATTGAGCTTGGTTACGGCAAGGCACTTGGAGTGTTCATCGTCGGCTTCAAGAGCGACATAAGGACCGCTTTACCTTGGGGGCACAATCCCATGGTGAGTGGTTGCGTCGATGTCTGGGTCTCCTCCAATCACGAGCTCAGTGAATGGATCGCGACCGCGTGTAAACCGTGA
- a CDS encoding ATP-binding protein, with protein MGKVVYLTGAPATGKSTLCQRVAQLVPDLRVLSYSTLLRDYIERKHGLQFAEDGIRKQSALVVTRGDVAEVDEWLINEVEASRPTRDVIIDSHPVTKEEYGFRVTPFSVNNLKRLDADTFICLYASPQVLADRIRTNPAGRPLPTEFELAMHVQTQVSLATQYGLLLEKSCYLLDSAVDMDVLAAAVLTTAKLQRAP; from the coding sequence ATGGGAAAAGTCGTCTATTTAACTGGTGCGCCCGCGACCGGAAAATCGACCCTGTGCCAGCGCGTCGCCCAACTCGTACCTGACTTGCGGGTACTGTCCTACAGTACGTTACTACGCGACTATATCGAACGCAAACACGGCCTTCAGTTCGCCGAAGACGGCATAAGGAAGCAGTCTGCGCTGGTAGTTACAAGGGGTGACGTCGCGGAAGTCGATGAGTGGTTGATTAATGAGGTAGAAGCGAGTCGCCCAACTCGCGATGTCATCATTGATAGCCATCCCGTCACAAAGGAAGAATACGGTTTTCGGGTAACACCGTTTTCGGTCAATAACTTAAAGCGTCTCGACGCTGACACTTTTATCTGCCTTTACGCGAGCCCTCAGGTGTTGGCCGACCGGATCCGGACCAATCCCGCTGGACGCCCATTGCCAACCGAATTTGAGCTTGCCATGCACGTACAAACACAAGTGTCACTGGCAACGCAGTACGGATTGTTGCTTGAGAAATCCTGCTATCTGCTCGACAGCGCTGTCGACATGGACGTGTTGGCGGCCGCCGTGCTCACAACAGCAAAATTGCAGCGTGCGCCCTGA
- a CDS encoding DNA-binding protein: MEDLELDLRVRELMSRLMADPRSANEIARLAGVSQPTVSRFRLVKGRRIRGSASFNKLCSFYGVHGESLGRRATAYNELLRDAIVDAWDGSEEHGQALLVVIEGLKGLKGKPDMNRGGARGRSQAD; encoded by the coding sequence ATGGAAGATCTTGAACTCGACCTAAGGGTGCGCGAATTAATGAGCCGGCTCATGGCAGATCCGCGATCGGCCAATGAGATCGCGCGATTGGCGGGAGTGAGCCAGCCGACTGTTTCGCGTTTCCGGTTGGTCAAAGGTCGGCGGATTCGGGGAAGCGCGTCATTCAATAAGCTATGCAGTTTCTATGGTGTACATGGCGAATCGCTGGGTCGCCGTGCCACCGCATACAATGAGCTGCTACGCGACGCTATCGTGGATGCTTGGGATGGTTCTGAGGAGCACGGACAGGCACTTCTTGTAGTAATAGAAGGGCTGAAGGGTCTGAAAGGCAAGCCTGACATGAACAGAGGAGGTGCACGTGGCCGTAGCCAAGCAGATTGA
- a CDS encoding ImmA/IrrE family metallo-endopeptidase — translation MAVAKQIERIFGSLEAAGFPRAFQKTLLPEWVTADVLSDEAASSEVAAILAKRLGLRASPLFNQAPNVESLRRRDTKYKRSIPSRHKNLFAATSVAASIAESISAACGRPFVSLPADAGELRRHILESFKGYWVGLRNLLMTCWASGIPVVYLAELGNGVSKMDGMVVHTAGRPVIVLSKGSDLWAWQLFILAHEVAHIALGHVCPDEILIDEELGVDSYALEDEDDEERAADTFAIELLNGRRDATYTTSDAAVNGAELADAAFTFGKKNRIDPGHIALNYAHKSGDWKTGVAAARRLQGQNPPAQDVINQAMWENILPETLPEDTLEFLRRVTGSLED, via the coding sequence GTGGCCGTAGCCAAGCAGATTGAGAGGATATTCGGGTCGCTCGAAGCGGCTGGGTTCCCTCGTGCCTTCCAAAAAACGCTGCTGCCTGAGTGGGTGACCGCCGACGTACTTTCCGATGAAGCTGCTTCTTCGGAAGTCGCTGCAATCCTGGCTAAGCGACTTGGCTTGCGGGCCAGTCCGTTGTTCAATCAGGCGCCGAATGTAGAAAGCCTGCGACGACGCGATACCAAGTACAAACGCTCGATTCCTAGTCGTCACAAGAACCTCTTCGCTGCTACGTCCGTCGCTGCGAGCATCGCAGAGTCTATTTCTGCTGCTTGCGGGAGGCCTTTTGTGTCGCTGCCGGCGGATGCTGGTGAATTGCGCCGACATATACTGGAGTCTTTCAAGGGATACTGGGTGGGACTCAGGAATCTGTTGATGACCTGCTGGGCGTCAGGCATTCCAGTTGTTTACCTGGCCGAGTTGGGCAATGGTGTGTCCAAGATGGATGGGATGGTTGTTCACACCGCTGGTCGCCCCGTCATCGTGCTTTCAAAGGGCTCAGACCTTTGGGCCTGGCAACTTTTCATCCTCGCGCACGAGGTTGCGCATATTGCGCTGGGGCACGTTTGTCCCGATGAAATCCTCATCGATGAAGAGCTCGGCGTGGATTCGTACGCGTTGGAGGACGAGGACGACGAGGAACGCGCGGCCGATACGTTTGCAATTGAACTCCTCAATGGCCGACGCGACGCAACCTATACCACGTCCGATGCAGCAGTCAATGGCGCGGAGCTCGCTGACGCCGCATTCACATTTGGGAAAAAAAACCGCATCGATCCCGGTCACATTGCGCTGAACTACGCGCACAAGTCCGGAGACTGGAAGACGGGAGTCGCTGCGGCGAGGCGACTGCAGGGACAAAACCCGCCAGCTCAAGACGTAATTAATCAGGCGATGTGGGAGAACATTCTTCCGGAAACGCTACCGGAGGACACTCTCGAGTTTTTGCGCAGGGTAACGGGCTCATTGGAAGACTGA
- a CDS encoding bis-aminopropyl spermidine synthase family protein, with translation MEFDLRNAINAISDVVQNRPPPLREFDQIYMKVADMVIQAEYVARVFNEKDVVFVGDGDGIALSAAHLKAQGVIGYGPSSITLLDFDERIVNSVQRFGEKLQAKVKISAELYNVADPLPAKHFGAYDGFHINPPWGASNGGQSVRAFFERGSEATRDRSLAIVVIADDPDLPWTQEVLRDTQVGAIELGYVVAEMLPQLHLYHLDDAPDLRSCSCLFRRIDSTCMAAESLPLTSARLANFYGKSSPLRYRYIRERVSLNPDKEPEQLYLLDALEVKNA, from the coding sequence ATGGAATTTGACTTGCGCAATGCCATTAACGCCATTTCCGACGTGGTTCAGAATCGCCCTCCTCCGTTACGGGAATTCGATCAGATATACATGAAGGTCGCCGACATGGTGATCCAAGCAGAGTATGTCGCACGCGTGTTCAACGAAAAGGACGTTGTCTTCGTCGGCGACGGCGACGGTATCGCGCTGTCCGCCGCTCATCTGAAAGCGCAAGGCGTGATTGGCTACGGTCCCAGCTCCATCACACTTCTGGACTTCGATGAGAGGATCGTGAACTCGGTCCAGCGCTTTGGCGAAAAGCTTCAAGCTAAAGTCAAGATCTCCGCCGAACTTTACAACGTTGCAGACCCACTGCCTGCAAAGCATTTTGGCGCCTATGACGGGTTCCACATAAATCCGCCGTGGGGAGCTAGCAATGGAGGGCAGAGCGTTCGGGCATTCTTTGAGCGAGGAAGCGAGGCCACCCGTGACAGGAGTCTGGCAATAGTGGTAATTGCGGATGATCCTGACCTTCCTTGGACACAAGAGGTCCTCCGCGATACTCAAGTTGGAGCGATCGAACTCGGATATGTCGTTGCCGAGATGCTGCCGCAACTTCACCTATATCATCTGGACGACGCTCCAGACCTTCGGTCGTGCTCATGCCTGTTCCGACGGATTGATTCAACATGCATGGCCGCTGAGTCGCTTCCTTTGACTTCGGCAAGACTCGCTAACTTCTATGGGAAAAGCTCGCCGTTGAGATACCGGTATATACGCGAGCGCGTCAGCCTAAATCCCGACAAGGAGCCGGAACAACTCTATCTGCTTGATGCGCTGGAGGTGAAGAATGCTTGA